The proteins below are encoded in one region of Desulfobacterales bacterium:
- a CDS encoding BtaA family protein, producing MENLLKSFDKFNDWFFQHVHGHHLIYNTCWEDPWIDRQLLNLTPDSRVVMITSAGCNALDYLLDAPAEIYSIDVNPRQNALLELKRTLIQHGNYEDFYRMFGNGVHENYRTIYENLRHHLPRYARDFWCRNIAYFNKKKKFRKSFYHHGTSGLLAWCLRGYLYHIKKKARPYLIDLLSAKNLQEQRIVYKKIETLLWDRFNSWLLQRPAFMSMAGVPGAQIRLIKENYPGGLSCYIKDKLRHVFTEVPMQSNYFWRVYLTGNYSPDCCPNYLKKENFNCLRESIHKIKTYTTTLTHFLETHPGKFTHFILLDHQDWMAGHSPEELMAEWELILKNSQPKTKILFRSAGIDHSFLPHTAKSALQFRPELSEPLHRQDRVGTYGSLHFAEVIG from the coding sequence ATGGAAAATCTTCTAAAATCTTTTGACAAATTCAACGACTGGTTTTTTCAGCACGTCCACGGCCACCACTTGATCTATAACACCTGCTGGGAGGACCCCTGGATTGATCGCCAGTTATTGAACCTAACGCCTGACAGCCGGGTGGTGATGATTACGAGCGCCGGCTGCAATGCCCTGGACTATCTGCTGGACGCACCGGCAGAGATTTATTCAATTGACGTCAATCCCCGCCAGAATGCCCTGCTGGAATTAAAGCGCACCCTGATTCAGCATGGCAATTATGAAGACTTTTATCGCATGTTCGGAAACGGCGTGCATGAAAATTATCGCACCATATACGAAAATTTGCGGCATCACCTGCCCCGTTATGCCCGTGACTTCTGGTGCCGCAACATCGCTTACTTCAACAAAAAAAAGAAATTCCGAAAATCATTTTATCATCACGGCACATCGGGTTTGCTAGCCTGGTGCCTGAGGGGTTACCTCTATCACATCAAGAAAAAGGCCCGCCCTTACCTTATTGACCTGCTTTCCGCCAAAAATCTTCAGGAGCAGAGAATCGTCTATAAAAAGATAGAAACCCTGCTGTGGGACCGGTTCAACTCATGGCTGCTGCAGCGTCCGGCTTTCATGTCCATGGCGGGGGTCCCCGGGGCTCAGATCCGGCTGATCAAAGAAAACTATCCCGGCGGATTGAGCTGCTATATCAAGGACAAGCTAAGGCACGTATTCACCGAAGTGCCGATGCAGTCAAATTATTTCTGGCGGGTCTATCTCACCGGCAATTATTCTCCCGACTGCTGTCCGAATTATCTGAAAAAAGAAAACTTCAACTGCTTACGGGAAAGCATTCACAAAATAAAAACGTATACCACCACGTTGACCCATTTTTTAGAAACCCATCCGGGCAAATTCACACACTTTATCCTGCTTGATCACCAGGACTGGATGGCCGGGCATTCGCCGGAGGAGTTGATGGCAGAATGGGAATTGATATTAAAAAACAGCCAGCCGAAAACGAAAATTTTATTCCGTTCCGCAGGTATCGATCACAGCTTTCTTCCCCATACGGCCAAATCCGCTTTGCAATTCAGGCCAGAGTTAAGCGAGCCGCTTCACCGGCAGGACCGGGTGGGCACCTATGGCAGCCTCCATTTTGCGGAAGTTATCGGGTAA
- a CDS encoding class I SAM-dependent methyltransferase, translating to MTAALQRYYKIHSKIYDATRWTFLFGRNQLIQTIGESCAPGRILEIGCGTGKNLAALSRLFPSAHIVGMDLSAEMLCVARKHLGKHNHQIRLINTAYDLPLDPDHPFDLIVFSYTLSMINPGWSHAIRCAAADLSPNGLIAAVDFHDSPFEPFKTWMQINHVRMESHLLPELTLNFHPETMHIRVAYGGLWEYFIYIGRKLP from the coding sequence ATGACAGCCGCATTGCAGCGATACTATAAAATACATTCGAAAATCTATGACGCCACGCGCTGGACGTTTCTTTTCGGCAGAAATCAATTGATTCAAACAATCGGCGAATCCTGTGCCCCCGGCAGAATTCTTGAAATCGGCTGCGGCACGGGCAAAAACCTGGCTGCTTTATCCCGCCTGTTCCCCAGCGCACACATCGTCGGCATGGACCTGTCAGCCGAAATGTTATGCGTGGCCCGAAAACATTTGGGTAAACACAATCATCAGATCCGCCTGATCAATACGGCCTATGACCTGCCCCTAGATCCAGATCACCCCTTTGACCTGATTGTCTTTTCGTATACACTCTCTATGATCAACCCGGGCTGGAGCCATGCCATCCGCTGTGCAGCGGCTGATCTCTCTCCAAACGGTCTTATTGCAGCCGTGGACTTCCATGACTCCCCGTTTGAACCTTTTAAAACATGGATGCAGATCAATCATGTGCGAATGGAAAGTCATCTGCTGCCGGAATTAACGCTGAATTTCCATCCTGAAACGATGCACATCCGGGTTGCTTATGGCGGATTGTGGGAGTATTTTATTTATATCGGCAGAAAGCTGCCGTAA
- a CDS encoding DUF5132 domain-containing protein codes for MFNFIRNGNVGYGIAIGVGAAILVPVAAKVIASVGKPLLKESIKGSLYLVDKGKVVAAETRETFEDLTAEARSELNESTKAGEAAKKSAATASKKAS; via the coding sequence ATGTTTAATTTTATTCGAAACGGTAATGTCGGTTACGGCATTGCGATCGGGGTCGGGGCTGCCATTCTGGTCCCCGTTGCCGCAAAAGTGATCGCCAGCGTCGGCAAGCCGCTGCTCAAAGAATCCATCAAGGGCAGTCTTTACCTGGTTGACAAGGGAAAAGTCGTTGCGGCCGAAACGCGCGAAACTTTCGAGGATTTAACCGCAGAGGCCAGATCCGAGCTGAATGAATCCACAAAAGCCGGTGAAGCAGCCAAGAAATCCGCCGCCACGGCCAGTAAAAAAGCCTCGTAA
- a CDS encoding HAD-IC family P-type ATPase, protein MKNADPHPLPSEFLVQTVHSRVPGRGRFRIYGLKAAPFLKPQIEEALSRQKEISQVSVSVSTGKALVCFDENIPHETIAERLFHILHPNASNIPFSANLSPDSPAAGETNPIDPQTFAAMEDWHRRSISRTMEILGAEASAGLSEDAAAGKLKLYGRNILPQRRERTGFSIFADQFKSLPVGLLGAAAGLSLALGAIVDAAVIVGVLGVNSVIGFATERQSEKTIQTLQKIVPPPVRVIRKNKAVKIASETAVPGDILVLKPGTYIAADARIVEATSLTIDESSITGESLPVEKFTKALKKKDLPISERKNMAFMGSVVTGGWGKAVVVATGPNTAFGQYQALLQDTTPPKPPIETKLDRTGNQLVMLWGGVCAGVFGVGLLRGFNILNLLRVSVSLAAAAVPEGLPAAATTTFALGMNKMREYGILIRHLPAVETLGAVQTICLDKTGTITRNRMTLAEVYTGKKRLDLDNGRLQLAGEAVASGKIPELDQLLTVGFLCSQVKINGNNENCDPELIGSPTENALVHAALRHHMDVKSIRKQHKLLEVNHRSEKHPIMSTIHTAPADKFLHAVKGSPADVLGMCGFHMVDGEIRPLTAEDRKSIKAENKRMAGKAYRILGAAFRTVENLKQTRSPNGYVWLGLIALRDPLRQNVKAAIHAFHQAGIQTVMITGDQPLTAEAVARELDLSNGRPLKLMDVEELAGVTPDELKERAAEVHVYARVSPAHKLKIVQAIQASGKVVAMTGDGINDAPALKAADVGIAMGRDGTDVARDVADVVLAKDHLDTIIQSVRHGRTTYANIKKSVHFFLSTNFTEIMLVAASMGVGLGSPLTAMQLLWINIISDIFPGLALSLEPPDTDVLEHPPRPYDEPIFNRSDYGTMMRESGVITGTAMGAYGYGLLTYGFGAQASALAFHSLTLGQLLHAFSCRTENQTVLSSYRRPGNNWLNLAVFGSIGLHLSTMFVPGLRNFLQLAPLRPVDTAIVFGAALLSLTGNETIKSLLHSKTPAQIARKRLLSNFTV, encoded by the coding sequence ATGAAAAATGCCGACCCGCATCCATTGCCCTCGGAATTTTTGGTCCAAACGGTTCACAGCCGGGTGCCCGGCCGGGGACGGTTCCGTATCTATGGGTTAAAAGCCGCTCCCTTTCTGAAACCGCAGATTGAAGAGGCGCTTTCCAGGCAAAAAGAGATTTCCCAAGTATCTGTATCCGTTTCCACCGGCAAAGCACTGGTCTGCTTTGATGAGAACATTCCCCATGAAACCATTGCCGAACGGCTATTTCACATATTACATCCCAATGCCTCCAACATCCCGTTTTCTGCCAATCTCTCACCTGACTCCCCTGCTGCAGGGGAAACAAACCCGATCGACCCGCAGACGTTTGCTGCCATGGAGGATTGGCACCGCCGAAGCATCTCGCGGACCATGGAAATACTTGGCGCCGAAGCCTCAGCCGGATTATCGGAGGATGCGGCAGCCGGTAAGCTGAAGTTATACGGGCGCAATATCCTGCCTCAGCGGCGCGAGCGGACCGGATTTTCCATCTTTGCCGACCAGTTTAAATCCCTGCCGGTTGGCCTGCTGGGGGCGGCGGCCGGCCTCTCCTTAGCCTTGGGTGCGATTGTGGATGCCGCGGTTATCGTGGGCGTCTTAGGCGTTAACTCGGTCATCGGGTTTGCCACGGAACGACAATCTGAAAAAACCATACAGACCCTCCAGAAAATTGTTCCCCCGCCAGTGCGGGTGATCAGAAAGAACAAGGCCGTCAAGATTGCCTCGGAAACCGCTGTGCCCGGCGATATCCTTGTCTTAAAACCCGGTACTTATATTGCCGCCGATGCCCGGATTGTTGAGGCAACATCCCTGACCATTGATGAATCAAGTATTACCGGAGAGAGCCTGCCGGTGGAAAAATTCACCAAAGCGCTAAAGAAAAAAGACCTGCCGATATCCGAGCGGAAAAACATGGCCTTTATGGGCTCTGTTGTCACCGGCGGATGGGGCAAGGCGGTCGTGGTGGCCACAGGACCGAATACTGCCTTCGGCCAGTACCAAGCCCTTCTGCAGGACACCACCCCGCCAAAACCGCCGATTGAAACGAAGCTGGACCGGACCGGCAACCAGTTGGTGATGCTCTGGGGCGGAGTCTGTGCCGGGGTATTCGGTGTGGGGCTCTTAAGGGGGTTTAATATCTTAAACCTCCTCCGGGTATCGGTTTCGCTGGCCGCGGCCGCGGTGCCGGAGGGCCTGCCTGCCGCCGCCACCACGACATTTGCGCTGGGCATGAATAAAATGCGTGAATACGGTATTCTGATCCGGCATCTGCCGGCTGTAGAAACCCTTGGGGCGGTGCAAACGATCTGCCTGGATAAAACCGGCACCATTACCCGGAACCGGATGACCCTGGCTGAGGTCTATACCGGTAAAAAACGGCTGGATCTTGACAATGGTCGGCTTCAGCTGGCAGGCGAAGCAGTGGCATCCGGAAAGATCCCTGAGCTTGATCAGCTCCTGACTGTGGGCTTTCTCTGCAGCCAGGTGAAAATCAACGGCAATAATGAAAATTGTGATCCTGAACTGATCGGCTCCCCCACGGAAAACGCCCTGGTGCATGCGGCGCTCAGGCATCATATGGATGTAAAATCCATCCGCAAGCAGCACAAACTTTTGGAAGTCAACCACCGGTCTGAAAAACACCCGATTATGAGTACCATCCACACGGCCCCGGCGGACAAGTTTCTGCACGCGGTCAAGGGCAGCCCCGCAGACGTGCTGGGGATGTGCGGCTTTCACATGGTTGATGGCGAAATCCGGCCCCTGACAGCCGAGGACCGCAAAAGCATAAAAGCCGAAAACAAGCGGATGGCCGGAAAGGCCTACCGGATCCTCGGGGCAGCCTTTCGAACCGTTGAGAACTTAAAACAGACCCGGTCACCCAATGGATACGTCTGGCTGGGCTTGATCGCTTTGCGGGATCCCCTCCGGCAGAATGTCAAGGCGGCCATACACGCATTCCACCAGGCCGGAATCCAGACCGTCATGATCACCGGAGATCAGCCCTTGACCGCTGAAGCCGTGGCCCGGGAACTTGATTTGAGCAACGGCCGGCCGCTCAAGTTAATGGATGTCGAGGAACTGGCGGGAGTGACGCCGGATGAATTAAAGGAACGGGCCGCGGAAGTCCATGTGTATGCCAGGGTCAGCCCGGCGCACAAGCTCAAAATCGTGCAGGCCATTCAGGCAAGCGGCAAAGTCGTGGCCATGACCGGCGACGGGATCAATGATGCGCCCGCGCTTAAAGCGGCGGATGTGGGCATCGCCATGGGCCGGGACGGCACGGACGTTGCCCGGGATGTGGCGGATGTGGTGCTTGCAAAGGACCATTTGGATACGATCATCCAGTCGGTCCGGCACGGCCGCACCACGTATGCCAATATCAAGAAATCCGTTCATTTCTTTTTGTCCACGAATTTTACCGAGATCATGCTCGTGGCCGCATCCATGGGAGTTGGGCTGGGCTCCCCGCTTACCGCCATGCAGCTTCTCTGGATCAATATCATTTCGGATATTTTCCCGGGCCTTGCCCTGTCCCTTGAGCCGCCGGACACCGATGTGCTTGAGCACCCGCCCCGCCCCTATGATGAGCCTATATTCAACCGGTCTGATTATGGCACCATGATGCGGGAATCCGGCGTGATCACGGGAACCGCCATGGGCGCTTACGGGTATGGGCTGCTGACATACGGATTTGGCGCCCAGGCCTCAGCCCTTGCCTTTCACAGCCTGACCCTGGGCCAGCTCCTGCATGCATTCAGCTGCCGGACGGAGAATCAAACTGTTTTATCCAGTTACCGGCGCCCCGGAAACAACTGGCTGAATCTCGCGGTTTTCGGGTCCATCGGGCTGCACCTGAGTACCATGTTCGTCCCGGGCCTCCGAAACTTTCTGCAGCTGGCCCCCCTCAGGCCGGTCGACACGGCTATTGTTTTCGGCGCCGCCCTGCTCTCATTGACGGGCAATGAGACAATTAAAAGCCTCCTCCACTCCAAAACACCCGCCCAGATTGCCCGCAAACGGCTTCTAAGTAACTTCACGGTTTAA
- a CDS encoding pseudouridine synthase yields the protein MSKIGVNAGGPFELRQNTMNEMIRLQKFLSEAGVCSRRKAEAYIREGKVKVNGRVITQMGVKIDPDKDVVEVSGRAVTSAGPDIYIMLNKPAGYISSCRHAKRKIVLDLIDIPHRIYPVGRLDKDSTGLLLLTNNGQLHYHLTHPSFDHEKEYAVKTQKPVSDADLAALAGGVELDGKLTRPAVINRQGSHEFRIILQEGRNRQIRRMVETLNNEVVHLHRVRMATLHLGDLQAGQWRYLSADEIESLKRFCGF from the coding sequence ATGTCGAAAATTGGCGTTAACGCGGGCGGCCCGTTTGAACTGAGGCAGAACACCATGAATGAAATGATTCGTCTACAGAAATTTTTGTCAGAAGCCGGAGTGTGTTCCAGGCGAAAGGCAGAGGCTTATATCCGGGAGGGCAAAGTCAAGGTCAATGGCCGCGTTATCACTCAGATGGGGGTTAAGATTGATCCGGATAAGGATGTTGTCGAAGTCTCTGGACGCGCTGTCACTTCCGCGGGGCCTGATATATACATCATGCTGAATAAACCTGCAGGCTACATCAGCAGCTGCCGGCATGCCAAACGCAAAATCGTGCTCGATCTAATCGATATTCCCCATCGTATCTATCCGGTGGGGCGGCTGGATAAAGACTCCACCGGGCTTCTGCTTTTAACCAACAATGGACAGCTGCATTATCATCTGACCCATCCGTCTTTTGACCATGAGAAAGAATACGCGGTAAAGACCCAAAAGCCGGTTTCAGACGCTGATCTGGCCGCCCTGGCAGGCGGTGTAGAACTGGATGGCAAGCTCACACGGCCGGCGGTAATTAACCGGCAGGGCAGTCACGAATTTCGGATTATCCTGCAAGAGGGCAGGAACCGGCAAATCCGCCGTATGGTAGAAACCCTGAATAACGAGGTGGTTCACCTGCACCGCGTTCGCATGGCGACATTACATCTCGGGGATTTACAAGCCGGGCAGTGGCGGTATTTATCAGCGGACGAAATTGAAAGCCTAAAGCGTTTTTGTGGGTTTTGA
- the argJ gene encoding bifunctional glutamate N-acetyltransferase/amino-acid acetyltransferase ArgJ encodes MYINKQAEQTMVNGFKTGAVGSGLKKTGAPDLGLIYSETDAAVAGVFTTNQVKAAPVILTQERIKAGRCRAVVINSGNANCCTGNQGMADARAMAKMAAEALQIPEESVLAASTGVIGKPLDTGKIESTMPALISGLSYDGWPDLAQAMMTTDTVPKVVTRDIRIGEKTCTITGVAKGAGMIRPDMATMLCFVVTDAAASPETLGKMLKTANEQSFNRITIDGDTSTNDTVLLLAGGAAGVEIEDAESAELFQAALNELLTSLAKMIVKDGEGATKFVEIGVKGATSDLDARKVADTVANSNLVKTALFGEDANWGRIMAAVGRSGADILPASIDIYFDAVKIVQNGEWAGDTAEAQATQTIRRPEFRITIDLNHGTGTATVWTCDFSIDYVKINADYRT; translated from the coding sequence ATTTACATCAACAAGCAAGCGGAGCAGACAATGGTAAACGGATTCAAGACGGGCGCAGTGGGGTCCGGGCTGAAAAAAACAGGCGCCCCGGATCTCGGGCTGATCTACTCAGAAACAGATGCCGCGGTGGCCGGTGTGTTTACAACCAATCAGGTAAAGGCGGCACCGGTGATACTTACCCAAGAGCGCATTAAGGCCGGCCGCTGCCGGGCCGTGGTGATAAACTCCGGAAACGCCAACTGCTGTACCGGAAACCAGGGCATGGCCGATGCCCGGGCCATGGCCAAAATGGCGGCCGAGGCTTTGCAGATTCCGGAAGAATCCGTTCTGGCGGCCTCCACCGGGGTGATCGGAAAGCCGCTTGATACCGGAAAAATTGAATCCACCATGCCCGCCCTGATTTCCGGTCTATCCTATGATGGCTGGCCGGATCTGGCCCAGGCCATGATGACCACGGATACGGTGCCCAAAGTCGTAACCCGGGATATCCGGATAGGAGAGAAAACCTGTACGATAACCGGCGTGGCCAAGGGCGCGGGCATGATCCGGCCGGATATGGCCACCATGCTCTGCTTTGTGGTAACTGATGCCGCAGCCTCCCCGGAAACCCTCGGGAAAATGCTTAAAACCGCCAATGAGCAGTCGTTTAATCGGATCACCATTGACGGGGACACCAGCACCAATGACACGGTTCTGCTGCTGGCCGGGGGCGCCGCCGGGGTAGAAATTGAAGACGCAGAATCGGCGGAACTGTTTCAAGCCGCCTTGAATGAATTACTCACAAGCCTGGCCAAAATGATTGTCAAGGACGGGGAGGGGGCGACCAAGTTCGTGGAGATTGGGGTGAAGGGAGCCACCTCTGATTTGGATGCCAGAAAAGTGGCGGATACAGTGGCCAATTCGAATCTTGTCAAAACCGCCTTGTTCGGCGAAGATGCCAACTGGGGGCGTATCATGGCGGCTGTCGGCCGCTCAGGCGCGGACATACTGCCGGCATCGATAGATATCTATTTTGACGCGGTCAAAATCGTGCAAAACGGGGAATGGGCCGGGGATACCGCGGAAGCCCAGGCGACCCAGACAATCCGGCGGCCGGAATTCCGGATCACCATCGATCTCAATCACGGCACAGGCACAGCCACGGTGTGGACCTGCGATTTTTCCATTGATTATGTCAAAATCAACGCGGATTACCGGACCTGA
- the truA gene encoding tRNA pseudouridine(38-40) synthase TruA has translation MNFKLTIEYDGTGYHGWQRQKNARTIQETIESAISVMVKAPVRLTGSGRTDAGVHALGQTANFHCDKNLPPEAFVAGLNSLLPDDIVIRGCEKVPDNFHAQYDAKLKTYRYRILNRPIPSAICRQYAWFIPRPLDVTAMRKAAAHLVGTHDFSSFEASGSPRSHSQRTVYDARVFTQAGDIFCFEIFANGFLRFMVRNIAGTLADAGLGKITPEKFKEILTAQNRALASPTAPAHGLFLVEVSYADTVAVPLSR, from the coding sequence TTGAACTTCAAACTCACCATCGAATACGACGGCACCGGCTACCACGGCTGGCAGCGGCAGAAAAATGCCCGGACCATCCAGGAAACCATCGAATCCGCCATCTCCGTAATGGTAAAGGCCCCGGTCCGGCTGACCGGCTCGGGGCGAACCGATGCCGGGGTGCATGCCCTGGGCCAGACGGCCAATTTTCACTGTGACAAAAACCTTCCGCCGGAGGCGTTTGTGGCAGGCTTAAACAGCCTGCTGCCGGATGATATCGTGATCCGCGGCTGCGAAAAAGTACCCGATAACTTTCACGCCCAGTATGACGCCAAATTAAAAACCTACCGCTACCGGATCCTGAATCGTCCTATTCCGTCTGCCATCTGCCGGCAGTATGCCTGGTTTATTCCCCGGCCGCTGGATGTCACGGCCATGCGAAAGGCCGCCGCCCACCTTGTGGGCACCCATGATTTTTCCTCGTTTGAGGCCAGCGGCAGCCCCAGATCCCATTCGCAGCGAACGGTTTATGACGCCCGGGTATTTACCCAAGCCGGGGATATCTTCTGCTTTGAAATTTTTGCCAACGGATTTTTGCGGTTCATGGTGCGAAATATCGCGGGTACGCTCGCAGATGCGGGCCTTGGCAAAATTACCCCGGAAAAATTCAAAGAAATTTTAACGGCTCAAAACCGCGCCCTGGCAAGTCCCACCGCCCCGGCCCACGGGCTGTTTCTGGTTGAGGTAAGCTATGCAGACACCGTGGCCGTGCCCTTAAGCCGCTGA
- a CDS encoding chloride channel protein, with product MNIFLPAQKIAASFRQRFNPFDFARAGKWMFYFVLIGIIAGLGSVVFHYLCQAGSHFFMDMIAGYRPPAPAGEQHLFHPTSTSFNRWILLFLPAFGGILSGWLVYTFAPEAEGHGTDAAIEAYHNKGGYMRSRIPLIKTIASAITLTTGGSGGREGPIAQIGAGFGSFLATRLNLSERERRIMLAAGIGAGVGSIFRAPLAGALFASEVLYRDPEFESEVIIPAGISSVVAYCLFCIVFGWGSLFDSPDVMFRNPLELGPYAVLAMVLVVLSYIYVKSFYGTMQVFKRISLPNHIKPAIGGLLTGIIGFFLPQALAFGYGFAQQAINGQLPILILFSIAIGKIFTTSFSIGSGGSGGVFGPSVVIGGAMGGVVGQIFNQLMPNVVAHPSAFVVVGMAGFFTAVSNAPISTIIFVSEMTNSYQLLLPSLFVCSITYLGAKNWTIYEKQVQNRVASPAHAGEFMVDVLQMMKVKDLMHLARKVESIPQDMPFSEFKTFFSKTKQHYFPVMNENNRMVGIFSSTDVRGVLFSPEIEHLVVMKDIATSEVVSTTASEDLNTVLQKFTTKNIDSLPVVAEDDLGVLLGMLNRRDVIAFYNRQIQRLKGTATVSA from the coding sequence ATGAATATCTTTTTGCCAGCCCAGAAAATAGCAGCGTCTTTCAGGCAGCGGTTCAATCCGTTTGATTTCGCCCGGGCCGGCAAATGGATGTTTTATTTTGTATTGATCGGCATTATCGCGGGGCTGGGCTCCGTGGTATTTCATTACCTGTGCCAGGCGGGCAGCCATTTTTTCATGGATATGATCGCCGGCTACCGCCCGCCGGCGCCGGCGGGCGAGCAGCACCTGTTTCACCCCACCAGCACTTCCTTTAATCGCTGGATTCTGTTATTTCTGCCCGCCTTCGGCGGCATCTTAAGCGGCTGGCTGGTCTATACATTTGCCCCGGAAGCCGAAGGCCACGGCACGGATGCCGCCATTGAGGCCTATCACAACAAGGGCGGGTACATGCGGAGCCGGATTCCGCTCATCAAAACCATCGCCTCGGCCATCACCCTGACCACCGGGGGCTCCGGCGGCCGGGAGGGGCCCATCGCCCAGATCGGCGCCGGATTCGGCTCGTTTCTGGCCACCCGCTTAAACCTCTCGGAGCGCGAACGCCGGATCATGCTCGCGGCCGGCATCGGCGCAGGCGTCGGCAGTATTTTCCGCGCGCCCCTGGCCGGCGCCCTGTTCGCCTCGGAAGTGCTCTACCGGGACCCGGAGTTTGAATCCGAGGTCATCATTCCGGCGGGGATTTCCTCGGTGGTGGCGTATTGCCTGTTCTGCATTGTGTTCGGCTGGGGCTCGCTGTTTGATTCACCGGATGTCATGTTTCGAAATCCCCTGGAGCTCGGCCCCTATGCGGTGCTTGCCATGGTGCTGGTGGTGCTTAGCTACATTTATGTGAAATCCTTTTACGGAACGATGCAAGTTTTTAAGCGCATCTCCCTGCCCAACCACATCAAGCCGGCCATCGGCGGGCTCTTGACGGGCATCATCGGTTTTTTTCTGCCCCAGGCCCTGGCCTTTGGATACGGGTTTGCCCAGCAGGCTATAAATGGGCAATTGCCGATTTTAATTCTTTTCTCCATTGCCATCGGCAAGATCTTTACCACGTCCTTTTCCATCGGCTCCGGCGGCTCCGGCGGGGTGTTCGGGCCGTCCGTGGTTATCGGCGGGGCCATGGGCGGGGTTGTCGGCCAGATCTTTAACCAGCTCATGCCCAACGTGGTCGCACACCCCAGCGCGTTTGTGGTGGTGGGCATGGCCGGATTTTTTACCGCGGTCTCCAATGCCCCCATCTCGACCATCATTTTTGTCAGCGAAATGACCAACTCCTATCAGCTGCTCCTGCCCAGTCTTTTTGTCTGCTCCATTACGTATCTGGGGGCCAAGAATTGGACCATTTACGAAAAGCAGGTGCAGAATCGCGTGGCCTCGCCCGCCCATGCCGGGGAATTCATGGTGGATGTGCTCCAGATGATGAAAGTAAAGGATCTCATGCACCTGGCCCGAAAGGTGGAGAGCATCCCCCAGGATATGCCGTTTTCAGAGTTTAAGACATTTTTCTCCAAAACCAAGCAGCATTATTTTCCGGTGATGAATGAGAACAACCGGATGGTGGGCATTTTTTCTAGCACGGATGTGCGGGGCGTGCTGTTTTCCCCGGAAATCGAGCACCTGGTGGTCATGAAGGATATCGCCACCTCCGAGGTGGTCTCCACCACGGCATCAGAGGATTTGAATACGGTGCTGCAGAAATTTACCACCAAGAATATCGACAGCCTGCCGGTGGTGGCGGAAGACGATCTGGGGGTGCTTTTGGGCATGTTAAACCGCCGGGATGTGATCGCCTTCTATAACCGGCAGATTCAGCGGCTTAAGGGCACGGCCACGGTGTCTGCATAG